Proteins from a single region of Aerococcus viridans:
- a CDS encoding LysM peptidoglycan-binding domain-containing protein, whose product MPAWLGEFIEKWQAQSRSTQFTVVGIVIAAIVLMIIPWRASAEEGNPLGVQVDSQPLSGSDYYSAEPLTVSGNGTGVSLGDSSKASSESSSVASSVELTKDADYSADLASLTAEYEANSASLAQSRSNDPSYTAPNVSSSSSASSSASSSSSSSTADASSSSSSEMPSAGTYTVQPGDNAYRIATNNGLTLDEFLAMNGKTEASVTPGEVVRIQ is encoded by the coding sequence ATGCCAGCATGGCTAGGTGAATTTATTGAAAAATGGCAGGCACAATCTCGATCGACGCAATTTACGGTTGTTGGTATTGTGATCGCTGCTATCGTGTTGATGATTATTCCGTGGAGAGCGTCTGCTGAAGAGGGCAATCCTTTAGGTGTACAAGTGGATTCACAGCCATTGAGCGGTTCAGATTATTATTCGGCTGAACCATTAACAGTGAGTGGTAATGGAACTGGTGTATCTTTAGGTGACTCGAGTAAGGCATCAAGCGAATCGTCATCAGTTGCATCATCTGTTGAATTAACTAAAGATGCAGACTACAGTGCAGATTTAGCAAGTTTAACAGCAGAATATGAAGCAAACTCAGCGTCATTAGCGCAGTCAAGGTCGAATGATCCATCTTATACAGCACCGAACGTTTCATCTAGTTCATCGGCTTCTTCAAGTGCTAGCTCATCCTCATCTTCTTCAACAGCAGATGCCAGCTCTAGCTCAAGTAGTGAAATGCCTTCAGCTGGAACATATACAGTTCAACCAGGTGACAATGCTTATCGAATTGCAACTAACAATGGTTTAACTTTAGATGAATTCCTAGCAATGAACGGAAAAACTGAGGCTTCTGTAACCCCTGGTGAAGTAGTTCGTATACAATAA